GTGTCTGGCCGAAAACAGTGCAAGTGTATCGGCCTCATCATACAAGGCCGGTGATGTGGTTCAGATCAAAGGGCAAATCGAGCCCGGTGCAGATCTTTACCTGACCCTGTCCCAGGCAGATATGTTCGCCCCCCAGGACACTGACGGTGTCCATGAGACCAAAAAGTTCAAAAGCATCACGGCCAATGGGGATTTTGATATGGATACCCAGATCCCTCCCATGTACTATCTGGTGACCAACGTACCGGAAAAATTCGGCAAGGTGGAAAAAAAGAAATTCGGTGGTCCCTCGGTGATTCTCGGCAAGGGAAATGGTATCTACTCCACCACCATGTTCTATCTGAAAAAGAATTTCGACGATGTTGATCCGACGGCCCGGGCCATGATGGGCCCCATTGCGTCCGCCAAACAGTGGAATTTTCTGCGTTGGGCCAATGAAAACGATTTCGGCATCAATACCATTGTCAAAGAGGGTAACCGCAGGGGCAAGGTGGTAATCTTTTCCAAAACCGTGGTAACGGATGAATCCAGTGGAAACTACTGGGATAAAGGAACAAAAATCAATCTGGATAAGACCACTGGACAGTTCACCGTCAGCTTTAAATCCTTCAGACACACCCCTCCCAACACCCAGTTTAACGTCTATGTCAACGGCGCCAAAGCAACCTCCTACTCCATTGAAAAAAACGGGTACTGGCTCTCTAAAGGCTATCGATACATGAACCCCATCTGGATACTTATCGGTGCTATCCTTGTGGGCACCTATTTCTCCATGATCGGTGCGGCCGGCGGCCTGCTTATGGCGGCCTTCCAGGCGTTGGTGGTCAACACCATGGGGCCTGTGGGCATCAACGCGGCCAACGTGCTCAAACCATCCAACATGGCCCTGACACTTTTCTCTCCTTTGGGCTCCTTCTGGCGATATGCCGTGGTCGAAAAACGTGTGGCCTGGCCCGTGGGGCTCTCGTTCGGTGTAGGTATCTTTGTCGGTTCTATCTGGCTGGGTAAATATGTTTCAGCAATTCTGCCCATGAAAGCCTACAAAGAGTGGCTGGCAGTTCTGGTTGTGCTCATGGGAATCAAGACTCTCATGGAGATGACACCCAAAGCCATGAGGAAACGTAAAAACATCAAGGCCATGACCCAGAAGTTCAATGCAGAAATCGCGAAAGCCAAAGCAGAGGGTCGTGCTGCTGAAATGGGTTCCATCGAACCGATTAAAACCGGGTTGACCGACTATCGTTTTAAATTCTGGGGTGAAGAGTTCAGGATCAATCCGCTGCTCTTTGGAATCATCGGTGTGCTTATTGGCATCGTCTCCCGTTCTTTTGGCGTAGGCGGCGGCTTTTTGCTGGTACCGGCCATGACATCCATCGGGGCCCTGCCCATGTATGTAGCGGTGCCCATCTCCTTGATCGGTACTTGTTTTTCAAGTATCGGTTCTTTTATCGGGTATCTGATTACCGGATATCTGCCGGATATGACCCTGGCCATTTCCATTATTATCGGCGGGTTTGCCGGCGGCATGCTTGGGTCAAGGGCCCAGAAAATGTTCTCTGAGATGACCCTGAAGGTCGTGCTGGCCTGCACCCTGTTCTTCCTGTTCTTCAGATTTTTTAAAATCGAAATCTGGATTTAGATCTTATTGAACCCATATGTGTCCAGGCCCTTTAATTAGGTGCTGGACACAGGGATTCAATTACACATCTTATAAAAAGATCTGTGTCACATACACAGATCTTAAACCTTTTATTATAAGAAGAATCACGATAAAAAATCACGGCAGCAGATAACTGTCATCAAGAGGGCAAGTATGGATGAAATTTTAGATATGCTCTGGATACAAGTTGCGTACGGGCTTGAAGGTGCTGCTGCGGCGCTGGACAAGCTTCTTAATCCCATTGAAGTCCTGGGTCCGGCCGTGGTGGTGTTCATCCTTGCCATTGCCATTGCCGCTATCACAAAGGTTTTATCCAAAGCCTACCGCACCCGGCGGCACCAGCATCTCAAAGAAGAATTTTTATACTGGCAATCGGTACGACAGGCTGCCATGGATGCTGAAGACAGGGAAAAAGGAAAAGCCATGGCCAAAAACATTGACCAGGCCAAGTTAAACCAGGTCTATTACGATTATTTTTTTGAAAGCCTCATGAAGAGCCTGGTCACCACGGTTCTACCGATCCTGCTTGTTGTGGCGTATCTGTCCAGAACCTACACCCGGGAAAGTCTTGACGCCCGGTTCGGCAGTCAGTGGATTTTCACTTTAGGCAGCGGTCCGGACGCATTTCATGTGGGCACCCTGCTCTGGTTTATCATCTGCCTGCCGATATGTTTTATCCTGTTTAGTCTTGTGGGGTCTCTGATTAAAAGAGGGGAAAAAGATCAAAAGATCTCAGCCGATCATGCAGAAGATGGTCTCCCCAACAGTTGACGGCACCCGGCAATCAACCGTAAAAACCCCCTGACAACCTTTTGTTGTCAGGGGGTTTTTGTTTTTATGCAACGCCGCAGGTGGGTGACGTTTCGTTCAATCACTAATAATTTTTATCTGCAAACTCTACCCACCCCCCGGTTTCCACCAACGTTTTGTCAAACTGAGAAATAGGAAAGTCAATTTTCAACTCGTTGCCGGCATCATCTGTTACGGTCAGCGTCTGGTTCTCAACATCTACACTGAGTTGAGCGGTTTTGCCTGCACCCAGCTCGAACAGGGTCTGGATCTTATCTTCGGGCAACTCAATGGCCATCATGCCACAATTAAACATATTCTGCCTGAAAATCCGGGCAAAGCTTGGGGCAATCACCACGTTGATGCCGTTTTCTTCCAAAGCCCAGGGCGCATGCTCCCGGGAAGAACCGCAACCGAAATTGCTCCGGGTGACAATCACACGGACATCTTGAAGATCGGTCTCAGAATTAAAGCCGTCCAGAATCAAATCTTCAAGCAGGTGGGGTTTTAATGCGGATTTGGCGATTTCGGTCAGGTATTTGGCCGGAATAATTTCGTCGGTATTGATATCTGCCCGGTCCAGGCAGAGCATTTTTCCTTTAAAGTCTTTCATAGTCCCTCCCTAATTGTTAAACCGCTCAGAGTGAGTGAGCACACCATGAAGAGCCGTAGCCGCGGCTGTAGCCGGACTCACGAGGTGAAGCATGCCGCCTTTGCCCATTCGTCCGTTAAAATTCCTGTTGGTGGTGGACGCGGCCACCTCCCCCTCAGCCAAGACGCCGTTGCTCATACCCAAACAGGCGCCGCAGGTGGGATTGGTTACGCAGAATCCTGCATCCATAAAAATTTTAATCAGACCTTCATCCAGTGCCGCACGGAAAATATCAGGCGTAGCTGGAGAAACAATTGCGCGTAAACCGGGATGAATTTTTTTACCTGCCACCTCGGCGGCGGCCACACGAAGATCTTCCAGACGCCCATTGGTACAGGAGCCGATGTAAACCTGATCCACATGGGTATCACCCATCTGTGACACCGGTTTTACATGGTCCGGTTTAAATCCAAAGGTCGCCAGGGGTTCAAGGGTGCTGACATCAATGGTCTTTGTTTTGGCATAGACGGCATCCGGATCGGAACAAAACTGTGAGTATTCTGCCAGGGCATCCTCAGGGGTCTTGAACTCATCCTTAATAAAAGGCCACAGATACTGAACCGTTGTCATATCAGGCAGACAGATGCCCGATGTGGCACCGGCTTCCACAGCCATATTGGCCAAGGTCATGCGCTGGTCCATGCCCATGGCATCCACCACGGGTCCTGTGAACTCAATGATCATATTGGTCGCCCCGTTCACGGTAATCTGACGAATCACTTCAAGAATAATATCCTTGGCATATACGCCTGGACGAAGGGTTCCGGTGATTTCAATTTTAAATGTCTCCGGTTGTTTAAAGGTACACACGCCCTTTAAAATGCCCACCTCCAGGTCGGTGGTGCCCACGCCGGCGCCAAAGGCACCAAATGCCCCGTGGGTACAGGTATGGGAATCGCCCATAATGATGGTGAATCCGGGACGGACAAACCCTTTTTCAGGGAACAGGGCATGGCAGACCCCGTTTGCACCGATATCAAAGAAATCTTTTATGTTGTGCCGGACCGCCCAGTCCCTCAGGATTTTTCCCTGCATGGCGGTTTTGGAATCTTTGGCCGGTGAAACATGATCAATCACCGCCTTGATTTTGTCCGGATCGAACACCCGGTCTTTTCCCCTTTCGACCAGGTCCATGACCGCAGTCGGGGTGGTAATTTCATGACAGAAAACCCGATCCAGGCGCAGCACGTTGACATCCCCGAAGGGTTTGTCTACCAGATGGGTCTCAAAAATTTTTTCAGCAATTGTTTTTCCCATGGCACTCTCCATTAATTATTATTTCCTTCACCAAAATAATCTTCACCGTCCGCCGGCGTGACAATCCAGTAGGCCTGAAACAGATCGTCACCTGTATTTCTAATCACATGGGGGATTTGAGACGAAAAAGAGACCGCATCTCCGTCACTGATATCGTAGACATCCCCACCGTAAATTAATTGCCCGGAACCGTTAACCACAATTCCAAGCTCCCGACCAAGGTGGCCGTCATCCTCATCTCCTCGCTGCTGTTCCGGTGCAAGCTCAAGAAAAAAGGCCGTAAATGAATGGTTGCCTTTGGATTGACTAAGCCCGCACAGGGTTTCATATTTAAACCCCTTGCGCTGGTAAACCCGGCGCTGGTCCCTTTTTATAATCTCCACCCGGTTCATGGTCTCATAATCTTTAAAAAATTTCTCAGGAGAGACCCCGTATACTTCCAGCAACTCCAGCAGGGTATCCAGGGACGGAGATATACGGTTGCGTTCAATCTGGGACAACAGACTTGAACTGACCCCGGCTTTTGTTGCGACCTCTTTGATGGTCAGATGCCGTGAATTTCGGATGGCCCGCAGCAATGGGCCCAATTTGATTTTCATTTATTCACCAAATTCAGTATTTCTTATTTATATTAAAGAATACTGAAATTTTTCTTAGTGTCAATACTTTTTCACGGAACCACGGAAAGCACTGAAAACCACGGAAATACATTTGATTGATGAAGAAGAGGGTTATGTGATCCTAAGGCGTGTCTTTTTGGCAGGCACCCAAAGTATAAATTAAGTGCTTTCCGTCTCTTCCGTGGTTATAAAATACGAAAGGAGCCCCTGGCGTTGGTATTGCACGAGCAATGATTCCAGGGCCGGGAGGTCGGGCAATTCCACAGTCAATTCATGGGTGACCTTTTCCTTATAATCGGTTTGGGCAATTGTGGTCTTCAACGCACTGATGCGGTTTAAAAATGTATCATTCAGGCTGTAATCCAGGCAGATCTGGAAAGACCGGGTTTTTACCAAGCGGACCAGAGGCGCCTGACTGATGGCCTCATCCACAGCCAAGGCGTAGGCTTCAATTAGGCCTCGGACCCCAAGTTTCACTCCGCCGTAATACCGGGTAACAACGGCTGCAGTACAGGTCATATTATGGGATAAAAGCGTGTTGAGCATGGGCTTGCCGGCTGTACCAGGCGGCTCCCCCGCATCTGAGCAATGGCTGATCTGAGCGGTATCGCCCACTACATACGCCCAGCAATTATGGGTGGCCGTTTTATACGCTTTGGAAACGTTGGAAATAAAATCTTTGGCAGCTTCAATGGTATCCGCGTAGCTGAGCCTGCAGACAAACACGGAACGCTTAATTTTTATTTCCGCCTGACGAACGGGATCGGTAACAGACCGCCCCACGGAATAAAAAACTGACTTTTCACAATCCGTATTCATGGACCATGGTATAGTACAAATCAAACGCAATTAAAAGGCCGAATACACCCGTAAAAGCCTATTTATCTGGAATGAAAGGTAAAGGCCCTGATCATCTGTTTTCTAAACCCATGGATAGACTTTAGTGTATTCCGGTCCGGGTCCGGCGTCTTTTCATCCCAGTCCACATAAATCATGGAGACAATTTTGCCTTCCACAAATATGGGGAAAACACCAAAGCCCCTGACCAGAAAAGGACCAGCGATTTTTTCCATGTACCAGGAAGGGATCTGCTGACCGGAAAACTCTTTTTTAGTATTTTTGACGATAATATCGCTTTTCCGGTTGATGGCATTGTTGAAAATCCCCGATGCCGGTTCAATTTTGAATCCCATTATTTTGCAAAATTCATCCGGTCGTTTTTCCCCCCGGATAAATCGGGGCTCCATGGTGTTGGTCTCTTTTTTTCTGATACTGATGATAATCTGTTTAAAATCAAAACATTGCGCCATGGTATCGATGAGCCGGGTAAAAATTTCATGGATGCCCAAACCTTCACCCAACGCCTGCTCCACACGACTGATACCCAGATCCAATTTTTCCTTATTCTTTATGTTAGAATCGTTTTTAACAGATGAAGCTGTGGGTAACACAGGATCAATGCCTAGAATTTCGGCATGGCGCACCACTCGCTCCATCGCCGAACAGGTCAAGTCCAGTACCTGACGGGCATCAAAATCAAAAACACCACGATACTTTTCCACAAGTTTACCCGTGGCCTCAAGGGAAACCGGGTCATTTCCCGTTGCAGGGATATTACATAATTCATAGACAAAAGCACAAAGATATCGAACCTCTTCCTTGGGTACAATCTTCAGGCGCTGTCCGGCAGTCAATCGAACAGGCCGCATGGCCTGAACAATTTTCTGGGGC
Above is a window of uncultured Desulfobacter sp. DNA encoding:
- a CDS encoding sulfite exporter TauE/SafE family protein, producing MKRTCSYLAVIMLGLFLSAQMCLAENSASVSASSYKAGDVVQIKGQIEPGADLYLTLSQADMFAPQDTDGVHETKKFKSITANGDFDMDTQIPPMYYLVTNVPEKFGKVEKKKFGGPSVILGKGNGIYSTTMFYLKKNFDDVDPTARAMMGPIASAKQWNFLRWANENDFGINTIVKEGNRRGKVVIFSKTVVTDESSGNYWDKGTKINLDKTTGQFTVSFKSFRHTPPNTQFNVYVNGAKATSYSIEKNGYWLSKGYRYMNPIWILIGAILVGTYFSMIGAAGGLLMAAFQALVVNTMGPVGINAANVLKPSNMALTLFSPLGSFWRYAVVEKRVAWPVGLSFGVGIFVGSIWLGKYVSAILPMKAYKEWLAVLVVLMGIKTLMEMTPKAMRKRKNIKAMTQKFNAEIAKAKAEGRAAEMGSIEPIKTGLTDYRFKFWGEEFRINPLLFGIIGVLIGIVSRSFGVGGGFLLVPAMTSIGALPMYVAVPISLIGTCFSSIGSFIGYLITGYLPDMTLAISIIIGGFAGGMLGSRAQKMFSEMTLKVVLACTLFFLFFRFFKIEIWI
- the leuD gene encoding 3-isopropylmalate dehydratase small subunit — protein: MKDFKGKMLCLDRADINTDEIIPAKYLTEIAKSALKPHLLEDLILDGFNSETDLQDVRVIVTRSNFGCGSSREHAPWALEENGINVVIAPSFARIFRQNMFNCGMMAIELPEDKIQTLFELGAGKTAQLSVDVENQTLTVTDDAGNELKIDFPISQFDKTLVETGGWVEFADKNY
- a CDS encoding 3-isopropylmalate dehydratase large subunit; the protein is MGKTIAEKIFETHLVDKPFGDVNVLRLDRVFCHEITTPTAVMDLVERGKDRVFDPDKIKAVIDHVSPAKDSKTAMQGKILRDWAVRHNIKDFFDIGANGVCHALFPEKGFVRPGFTIIMGDSHTCTHGAFGAFGAGVGTTDLEVGILKGVCTFKQPETFKIEITGTLRPGVYAKDIILEVIRQITVNGATNMIIEFTGPVVDAMGMDQRMTLANMAVEAGATSGICLPDMTTVQYLWPFIKDEFKTPEDALAEYSQFCSDPDAVYAKTKTIDVSTLEPLATFGFKPDHVKPVSQMGDTHVDQVYIGSCTNGRLEDLRVAAAEVAGKKIHPGLRAIVSPATPDIFRAALDEGLIKIFMDAGFCVTNPTCGACLGMSNGVLAEGEVAASTTNRNFNGRMGKGGMLHLVSPATAAATALHGVLTHSERFNN
- a CDS encoding helix-turn-helix domain-containing protein translates to MKIKLGPLLRAIRNSRHLTIKEVATKAGVSSSLLSQIERNRISPSLDTLLELLEVYGVSPEKFFKDYETMNRVEIIKRDQRRVYQRKGFKYETLCGLSQSKGNHSFTAFFLELAPEQQRGDEDDGHLGRELGIVVNGSGQLIYGGDVYDISDGDAVSFSSQIPHVIRNTGDDLFQAYWIVTPADGEDYFGEGNNN
- a CDS encoding YigZ family protein; the protein is MNTDCEKSVFYSVGRSVTDPVRQAEIKIKRSVFVCRLSYADTIEAAKDFISNVSKAYKTATHNCWAYVVGDTAQISHCSDAGEPPGTAGKPMLNTLLSHNMTCTAAVVTRYYGGVKLGVRGLIEAYALAVDEAISQAPLVRLVKTRSFQICLDYSLNDTFLNRISALKTTIAQTDYKEKVTHELTVELPDLPALESLLVQYQRQGLLSYFITTEETEST
- a CDS encoding HDOD domain-containing protein, translating into MGQKDSAHTGIDLDVICINELARKDESAPREFKDNLRSDPQDYRVYLSGIIKRMQGRDTFLTFSQQINDVNHILNMDYSSAGDIARVILNDLSLTTQVLKLVNSSIYRQFSNKGISTISEAMIILGTDEVRELAAGLKVFEMMKSRASSLILKEKMIRSLHRSAVARQIDSEKRGRASDAFPVSAMMYELGEYLVALLDPGTYIKVEVALEEEGVSRETAAKMILGLTYFELGQLVALKFNLPQKIVQAMRPVRLTAGQRLKIVPKEEVRYLCAFVYELCNIPATGNDPVSLEATGKLVEKYRGVFDFDARQVLDLTCSAMERVVRHAEILGIDPVLPTASSVKNDSNIKNKEKLDLGISRVEQALGEGLGIHEIFTRLIDTMAQCFDFKQIIISIRKKETNTMEPRFIRGEKRPDEFCKIMGFKIEPASGIFNNAINRKSDIIVKNTKKEFSGQQIPSWYMEKIAGPFLVRGFGVFPIFVEGKIVSMIYVDWDEKTPDPDRNTLKSIHGFRKQMIRAFTFHSR